One part of the Streptomyces sp. NBC_00286 genome encodes these proteins:
- a CDS encoding CYTH and CHAD domain-containing protein, with amino-acid sequence MADTKREIERKYEAGEGAGLPDLSGVSGVDSVIDKGVADLDATYYDTADQRLAASSITLRRRTGGDDAGWHLKLPVSDGVRDEISAPLSDALPRGLAGLVRSRVRDAELLPVVRLQSARDVRHLVDSSGGLLAEVSVDRVHAERLSGGDRTTEWTEIEVELADDGDPAFLDKVEKKLRKAGISRSKSASKLARALAETGTEAKNGKQAETGKAGPVKLPKQTKAAGRKKEKAKVVVVAEPEPPTAGDHVLAYIRAQRDALVELDPAVRRDVYDSVHRMRVATRRLRSSFRSYGKVLDRAVTDPIGDELKWLAGELGVDRDQEVLTERLTAALDELPRTLLAGPVRTRLRTWANARRGGSRRRLIAVLDGKRYLDLLATLDSLVAEPPLLKAAAGPPDRVIGKAVRSDFAKLSALVVQAIDAPPGTDRDLAIHEARKKAKRTRYAAEAATKALSEPAVDLVRSMKSLQGLLGDHQDSVMTRLSLRDLAAQAHAAGESSFTYGVLYGREEQRAADVERALPEAWASIFAAAGGLVGTR; translated from the coding sequence ATGGCGGACACAAAGCGGGAAATCGAGCGCAAGTATGAGGCGGGCGAGGGTGCGGGGCTTCCCGATCTGAGCGGTGTGAGCGGCGTCGACAGCGTCATCGACAAGGGCGTCGCCGATCTCGACGCGACCTACTACGACACGGCCGACCAGCGGCTCGCCGCGTCCTCGATCACGCTGCGCCGCCGTACCGGAGGCGATGACGCGGGCTGGCATCTGAAGCTGCCGGTCTCCGACGGCGTACGCGACGAGATCAGCGCCCCGCTGTCCGACGCACTGCCCCGGGGCCTCGCCGGACTCGTCCGCTCCCGGGTACGCGACGCCGAACTGCTCCCCGTCGTACGACTGCAGTCCGCGCGCGACGTCCGCCACCTCGTCGACTCCTCCGGCGGCCTGCTCGCCGAGGTCAGCGTCGACCGCGTACACGCCGAGCGGCTCAGCGGCGGCGACAGGACCACCGAGTGGACCGAGATCGAGGTGGAGCTGGCCGACGACGGCGACCCCGCCTTCCTCGACAAGGTCGAGAAGAAGCTCCGCAAGGCCGGGATCAGCCGCTCCAAGTCCGCCTCCAAACTGGCCAGGGCGCTGGCGGAGACCGGGACTGAGGCGAAGAACGGGAAGCAGGCGGAGACGGGAAAGGCCGGGCCGGTCAAGCTGCCCAAGCAGACCAAGGCGGCCGGTCGTAAGAAGGAGAAGGCCAAGGTCGTCGTGGTCGCGGAGCCCGAGCCGCCCACCGCTGGCGACCACGTCCTCGCGTACATACGCGCCCAGCGTGACGCGCTCGTCGAACTCGACCCCGCCGTACGGCGCGACGTATACGACTCCGTGCACCGGATGCGCGTCGCCACCCGTCGGCTGCGCAGCAGCTTCCGCTCGTACGGAAAGGTCCTGGACCGGGCCGTCACCGACCCGATCGGCGACGAACTCAAGTGGCTGGCGGGGGAGTTGGGCGTCGACCGCGACCAAGAGGTGCTGACCGAGCGGCTGACGGCGGCGCTCGACGAGCTGCCGCGCACCCTGCTCGCCGGCCCCGTCCGCACCCGGCTGCGGACCTGGGCGAACGCCCGGCGCGGCGGTTCACGCCGACGGCTGATCGCGGTGCTGGACGGGAAGCGGTACCTGGATCTGCTCGCCACTCTCGACTCCCTGGTCGCCGAACCGCCGCTGCTCAAGGCGGCCGCGGGCCCGCCCGACAGGGTGATCGGCAAGGCCGTCCGCAGCGACTTCGCGAAGCTGTCCGCCCTGGTCGTCCAGGCCATCGACGCACCGCCCGGCACGGACCGCGACCTCGCGATCCACGAGGCCCGCAAGAAGGCCAAGCGCACGCGGTACGCGGCGGAGGCAGCCACCAAGGCGCTCAGCGAACCAGCCGTCGACCTGGTCAGATCGATGAAGTCCCTCCAGGGCCTCCTCGGCGACCACCAGGACAGCGTGATGACCCGCCTCTCCCTGCGCGACCTCGCCGCCCAGGCCCACGCGGCGGGCGAGAGTTCCTTCACATACGGGGTGCTCTACGGCAGGGAGGAGCAGCGGGCGGCGGACGTCGAGCGGGCGCTGCCGGAGGCCTGGGCGTCGATCTTCGCGGCGGCCGGAGGGCTCGTAGGGACGCGTTAG
- the rodA gene encoding rod shape-determining protein RodA, with translation MTGASGFSVSGYGPQRSVWARLFARDSLARRLDWPILLSAIALSVIGAALVYSATRNRTELNQGDPYYFLVRHLLNTGIGFALMIGTVWLGHRTLRGAVPILYGISVFLIILVLTPLGATINGSHAWIKLPGGFSLQPSEFVKITIILGMAMLLAARVDAGDKPYPDHRTVLQSLGLATVPILIVLLMPDLGSVMVMVIIVLGVLLASGASNRWVFGLMGTGAAGAIAVWQLGILDEYQINRFAAFANPELDPAGVGYNTNQARIAIGSGGLFGTGLGNGSQTTGQFVPEQQTDFVFTVAGEELGFLGAGLIILLLGIILWRACRIARETTELYGTIVAAGIIAWFAFQSFENVGMTLGIMPVAGLPLPFVSYGGSSMFAVWVAVGLLQSIRVQRPMSA, from the coding sequence ATGACCGGCGCGAGCGGTTTCTCCGTCTCCGGCTACGGGCCCCAACGCTCCGTCTGGGCGCGGCTGTTCGCCCGCGACTCGCTGGCGCGCCGGCTCGACTGGCCGATACTGCTCTCGGCCATCGCGCTCTCCGTGATCGGCGCGGCCCTCGTCTACTCGGCGACCCGTAACCGCACCGAGCTCAACCAGGGCGACCCGTACTACTTCCTGGTCCGGCACCTGCTCAACACGGGCATCGGCTTCGCCCTGATGATCGGCACGGTCTGGCTCGGCCATCGCACACTGCGTGGGGCCGTGCCGATCCTGTACGGCATCTCGGTGTTCCTCATCATCCTGGTGCTGACCCCGCTGGGCGCCACGATCAACGGCTCGCATGCGTGGATCAAGCTGCCCGGCGGATTCTCGCTGCAGCCCTCGGAGTTCGTGAAGATCACGATCATCCTCGGTATGGCGATGCTGCTCGCGGCGAGAGTCGACGCCGGTGACAAGCCCTACCCCGACCACCGCACGGTCCTGCAGTCCCTGGGTCTGGCCACCGTCCCGATACTGATCGTCCTGCTCATGCCCGACCTCGGCTCGGTCATGGTCATGGTCATCATCGTGCTCGGCGTACTGCTTGCCTCCGGCGCCTCCAACCGCTGGGTGTTCGGCCTCATGGGCACGGGTGCCGCGGGCGCGATCGCGGTCTGGCAGCTCGGAATCCTCGACGAGTACCAGATCAACCGCTTCGCCGCCTTCGCCAACCCCGAGCTCGACCCGGCCGGCGTCGGCTACAACACCAACCAGGCCCGCATCGCGATCGGTTCGGGCGGACTGTTCGGCACCGGGCTCGGCAACGGCTCCCAGACCACCGGGCAGTTCGTCCCCGAACAGCAGACGGACTTCGTCTTCACGGTCGCGGGCGAGGAGTTGGGCTTCCTCGGCGCCGGCCTGATCATCCTGCTCCTGGGCATCATCCTCTGGCGCGCCTGCCGCATCGCCCGCGAGACGACCGAGCTGTACGGCACGATCGTCGCCGCCGGGATCATCGCCTGGTTCGCGTTCCAGTCCTTCGAGAACGTGGGCATGACGCTGGGGATCATGCCGGTGGCGGGGCTGCCGCTGCCCTTCGTGTCATACGGAGGGTCGTCGATGTTCGCGGTGTGGGTGGCTGTCGGGTTGTTGCAGTCGATCCGGGTCCAGCGCCCCATGTCGGCGTAG
- a CDS encoding TIGR03960 family B12-binding radical SAM protein: protein MSVESVFPQLEALLPHVQKPIQYVGGELNSTVKDWDSSDVRWALMYPDAYEVGLPNQGVQILYEVLNEREGVLAERTYSVWPDLEELMREHGVPQFTVDSHRPVRAFDVLGLSFSTELGYTNMLTALDLAGIPLESKDRGLDDPIVLAGGHAAFNPEPIADFLDAAIIGDGEQAVLDMTEIIRAWKAEGRPGGREEVLFRLAKTGNVYIPAFYDVEYLPDGRIGRVVPNKSGVPWRVSKHTVMDLDEWPYPKQPLVPLAETVHERMSVEIFRGCTRGCRFCQAGMITRPVRERSITGIGDMVDKGLKATGFEEVGLLSLSSADHSEIGDIAKGLADRYEEDKVGLSLPSTRVDAFNIDLANELTRNGRRSGLTFAPEGGSERIRKVINKMVSEEDLIRTVSTAYGNGWRQVKLYFMCGLPTETDDDVLQIADMATRVIQKGREVSGQNDIRCTVSIGGFVPKPHTPFQWAPQLSAEETDARLTKLRDKIRGDKKYGRSIGFRYHDGKPGIVEGLLSRGDRRIGAVIRAVYEDGGRFDGWREHFSYDRWMQCADKTLPAYGVDVDWYTTRERTYEEVLPWDHLDSGLDKDWLWEDWQDALDETEVEDCRWTPCFDCGVCPAMDTSIQVGPTGKKLLPLTVVK from the coding sequence ATGTCTGTCGAGTCGGTCTTCCCACAGCTCGAGGCCCTGCTGCCACATGTGCAGAAGCCGATCCAGTACGTAGGCGGTGAGCTCAACTCCACCGTCAAGGACTGGGACAGCTCCGACGTCCGCTGGGCGCTCATGTACCCCGACGCGTACGAAGTCGGACTGCCCAACCAAGGCGTGCAGATCCTCTACGAGGTCCTCAACGAGCGCGAGGGAGTCCTCGCCGAGCGCACGTACAGCGTGTGGCCGGACCTCGAGGAACTGATGCGGGAGCACGGCGTCCCGCAGTTCACGGTGGACAGCCACCGCCCGGTTCGCGCCTTCGACGTGCTCGGGCTCAGCTTCTCCACAGAGCTCGGCTACACCAACATGCTGACGGCCCTTGACCTCGCCGGCATCCCGCTGGAGTCGAAAGACCGAGGCCTCGACGACCCGATCGTGCTCGCCGGAGGCCACGCCGCCTTCAACCCCGAGCCGATCGCCGACTTCCTCGACGCGGCGATCATCGGTGATGGCGAACAGGCCGTGCTCGACATGACGGAGATCATCCGCGCCTGGAAGGCGGAGGGCCGGCCGGGCGGCCGCGAGGAGGTCCTGTTCCGCCTCGCGAAGACCGGCAACGTCTACATCCCGGCCTTCTACGACGTGGAGTACCTGCCGGACGGCCGCATCGGCCGAGTCGTCCCCAACAAGTCGGGTGTCCCGTGGCGCGTGTCCAAGCACACGGTCATGGACCTGGACGAGTGGCCGTACCCGAAGCAGCCCCTGGTGCCGCTCGCGGAGACCGTCCACGAGCGCATGTCGGTCGAAATCTTCCGCGGCTGCACGCGCGGCTGCCGCTTCTGCCAGGCCGGCATGATCACGCGCCCGGTGCGCGAGCGCTCCATCACGGGCATCGGCGACATGGTCGACAAGGGCCTGAAGGCGACGGGCTTCGAGGAGGTCGGCCTCCTGTCGCTGTCGTCGGCAGACCACAGCGAGATCGGCGACATCGCCAAGGGCCTGGCGGACCGGTACGAGGAAGACAAGGTCGGCCTGTCGCTGCCCTCCACCCGCGTCGACGCCTTCAACATCGACCTGGCCAACGAGCTGACGCGCAACGGCCGCAGGTCGGGCCTGACCTTCGCACCCGAAGGCGGTTCGGAACGCATCCGCAAGGTCATCAACAAGATGGTCTCGGAAGAGGACCTGATCAGGACGGTCTCGACGGCGTACGGCAACGGCTGGCGCCAGGTGAAGCTGTACTTCATGTGCGGCCTGCCGACGGAGACCGACGACGACGTCCTGCAGATCGCCGACATGGCGACGCGCGTGATCCAGAAGGGCCGCGAGGTCTCCGGCCAGAACGACATCCGCTGCACGGTGTCGATCGGCGGCTTCGTGCCGAAACCCCACACCCCCTTCCAGTGGGCCCCGCAACTGTCGGCCGAGGAGACGGACGCCCGTCTCACGAAGCTCCGCGACAAGATCCGCGGCGACAAGAAGTACGGCCGCTCCATCGGCTTCCGCTACCACGACGGCAAGCCCGGCATCGTCGAGGGCCTGCTCTCGCGTGGTGACCGCCGCATCGGCGCCGTCATCCGCGCCGTCTACGAGGACGGCGGCCGCTTCGACGGCTGGCGTGAGCACTTCTCGTACGACCGCTGGATGCAGTGCGCCGACAAAACGCTGCCCGCGTACGGCGTGGACGTCGACTGGTACACCACCCGCGAGCGTACGTACGAGGAGGTCCTCCCCTGGGACCACCTCGACTCCGGCCTCGACAAGGACTGGCTCTGGGAGGACTGGCAGGACGCCCTCGACGAGACGGAGGTCGAGGACTGCCGGTGGACGCCTTGCTTCGACTGCGGAGTGTGCCCTGCCATGGACACTTCCATCCAAGTCGGGCCGACGGGCAAGAAGCTGCTGCCGCTGACGGTGGTCAAGTAG
- a CDS encoding GNAT family N-acetyltransferase produces MPQLISPDPRFRASFLAAVQENLAEDEYFGDTLKRELAVYGDSWHEPDGFARYVAAVREEELEDGRRPDGFVPGSWYWYVDGETYFGRIQVRHRLTPHLRDYGGHIGYGVRPTARRNGHATAMLRDVLPYARALGLERVLVTCDTTNVGSRKVIEANGGEFEDERGGKLRFWIRTGR; encoded by the coding sequence ATGCCGCAGCTCATCAGCCCTGATCCACGTTTCCGTGCCTCCTTCCTGGCGGCTGTCCAGGAGAACCTCGCCGAGGACGAGTACTTCGGTGACACCCTCAAGCGGGAGCTCGCCGTGTACGGCGACAGCTGGCACGAGCCGGACGGCTTCGCGCGCTATGTCGCCGCCGTCCGCGAGGAGGAGCTGGAAGACGGGCGCCGGCCCGACGGGTTCGTGCCCGGCAGCTGGTACTGGTACGTGGACGGCGAGACCTATTTCGGGCGGATCCAGGTGCGTCACCGGCTGACGCCGCACCTTCGCGACTACGGCGGTCACATCGGCTACGGAGTACGGCCGACCGCGCGGCGGAACGGCCACGCCACCGCCATGCTGCGCGACGTTCTGCCGTACGCGCGTGCCCTCGGGCTCGAGCGGGTGCTCGTCACCTGTGACACCACCAACGTCGGGTCGCGGAAGGTCATCGAGGCCAATGGTGGGGAGTTCGAGGACGAGCGGGGCGGGAAGCTGAGGTTCTGGATCCGTACGGGGCGCTGA
- a CDS encoding TIGR03936 family radical SAM-associated protein: MQRVRLRYTKRGRLRFTSHRDFQRAFERALRRAEVPMAYSAGFTPHPKVSYANAAPTGTGSEAEYLEIALTEARDPEQLRALLDESLPAGLDIVDAVEARTSGLADRLTASVWELRLDGVAPADAERAVDAFKKAETVEVQRKMKNGMRTFDARAAVASLEAHSVRPGTDSPQPDRPTDQPCAILRLVVRHVTPAVRPDDVLSGLRAVADLAPPVPAAVTRLAQGLFDEETGTVTDPLAPDREAVAAAPHMAAATAAAKAPA; the protein is encoded by the coding sequence GTGCAGCGCGTTCGACTGCGCTACACCAAGCGCGGCCGCCTCCGGTTCACCAGCCACCGTGACTTCCAGCGCGCCTTCGAGCGTGCGCTGCGCCGCGCCGAGGTGCCGATGGCGTACTCGGCGGGGTTCACGCCGCATCCGAAGGTGTCGTACGCCAATGCCGCACCCACCGGCACGGGCAGCGAGGCCGAGTACCTGGAGATCGCGCTCACCGAAGCGCGCGATCCCGAGCAGCTGCGTGCGCTGCTCGACGAGTCGCTGCCCGCCGGGCTCGACATCGTCGACGCGGTCGAGGCCCGGACCTCCGGGCTCGCCGACCGGCTCACGGCCTCGGTCTGGGAGCTGCGCCTCGACGGCGTGGCACCCGCGGACGCCGAGCGCGCGGTCGACGCCTTCAAGAAGGCCGAGACCGTCGAGGTCCAGCGCAAGATGAAGAACGGCATGCGCACCTTCGACGCCCGCGCCGCGGTGGCGAGCCTGGAGGCGCACAGTGTCCGTCCCGGGACGGACAGTCCACAGCCTGATAGGCCGACCGACCAGCCCTGTGCGATACTGCGGCTGGTTGTTCGGCACGTGACGCCTGCCGTACGACCCGACGACGTCCTGTCCGGTCTCCGAGCTGTGGCCGACCTGGCGCCGCCGGTCCCCGCAGCGGTGACCAGGCTGGCGCAGGGGCTTTTCGATGAAGAGACCGGCACGGTGACCGACCCGCTCGCGCCCGACCGCGAGGCAGTGGCAGCCGCCCCACACATGGCCGCAGCCACCGCCGCCGCGAAGGCGCCGGCGTAA
- the mrdA gene encoding penicillin-binding protein 2, which produces MTNIPETGRTPRVQIRLIIIQILVFSLLATLGGRLWYLQIREGDAYAKEASGNHVQQVVSPAVRGSILDARGVPIADNETRLVVSASRTDLLKMKDDGEAVLTKLAGVLGMKPKDVMDKVRLCDSKTPQPCWNGSPYQPIPITDEATAKQALQIRERSEDFPGITAEPQAVRRYASPGDANTAQVLGYLSPVTDEEIKEAEKSESPYLRSDMVGRSGLERQYDQQLRGKAGVTRYEVDNLGRVMGEAKSDPAQPGANLVTSIDARVQRVAEYELQKAMKDARKEFDDNTGTNYKADSGAVVVMESKTGRIVSMASNPSYDPNAWVGGISAKDYARLTGKKSNYPLLNRAIQGQSAPGSVFKVIPTAAAIKAGYSFNGPYQCSSSYSIGSQVFKNFESKGYGPISLGRALEVSCDTVFYRLSHEEWKRDGGNKPKKNANDWFYKTAHQFGLGKETGIDLPNEVTGRVPDRQWKQDYWKANKDAWCKDGKKDGDYAERIAYENCLEGNRLRAGDSVNYSIGQGDTLVTPIQMATIYSAISNGGTMYDPSVGKAIVSADGRSVQEIVPKPHGKLPMSQQTLGEIDEALEGVATRGTAAWRFADAGWPQDKIPMHAKTGTAEVYGKQTTSWFTTYTDEYTVVMTISQGGTGSGASGPAVRNIYDALYGVSEDGTIDKKKALLPEPQKSLPKIQPDGSIDAPKIGKYVPQEEASPESQQAATGDDPAATVPSPNTGTNRDTRRRADRSKKRRRTTE; this is translated from the coding sequence GTGACGAACATCCCCGAGACCGGGCGGACCCCGCGCGTCCAGATTCGGCTCATCATCATCCAGATTCTCGTCTTCTCCCTCCTCGCGACCCTCGGCGGACGTCTCTGGTATCTGCAGATCCGTGAAGGCGACGCCTATGCCAAGGAGGCGTCCGGGAACCACGTTCAGCAAGTGGTGAGCCCGGCCGTGCGCGGGTCGATTCTCGATGCGCGCGGTGTGCCGATCGCCGACAACGAGACGCGGCTCGTGGTCTCCGCCTCGCGTACCGATCTGCTGAAGATGAAGGACGACGGCGAGGCGGTGCTCACCAAGCTCGCCGGTGTCCTCGGCATGAAGCCCAAGGACGTCATGGACAAGGTGCGGCTGTGCGACTCCAAGACGCCGCAGCCCTGCTGGAACGGCTCGCCCTACCAGCCGATCCCCATCACCGACGAGGCCACCGCCAAGCAGGCCCTCCAGATCCGCGAACGCTCCGAGGACTTCCCCGGCATCACCGCCGAACCCCAGGCCGTACGCCGCTACGCGAGCCCCGGCGACGCCAACACCGCCCAGGTCCTCGGTTACCTCTCACCCGTCACGGACGAGGAGATCAAGGAAGCGGAGAAGAGCGAATCCCCGTACCTGCGCTCCGACATGGTCGGCCGGTCAGGGCTTGAGCGGCAGTACGACCAGCAGTTGCGCGGCAAGGCCGGCGTCACCCGCTACGAGGTCGACAACCTCGGCCGCGTCATGGGCGAGGCCAAGAGCGACCCGGCCCAGCCCGGCGCGAACCTCGTCACCAGCATCGACGCCCGCGTCCAGCGCGTCGCCGAGTACGAGCTGCAAAAGGCGATGAAGGACGCCCGCAAGGAGTTCGACGACAACACCGGCACGAACTACAAGGCGGACTCCGGCGCCGTCGTCGTGATGGAGTCCAAGACGGGCCGCATCGTCTCGATGGCCTCAAACCCGTCGTACGACCCGAATGCCTGGGTCGGCGGCATCTCCGCCAAGGACTACGCGCGCCTCACCGGCAAGAAGTCCAACTACCCGCTGCTGAACCGCGCCATCCAGGGCCAGTCCGCCCCCGGCTCCGTCTTCAAGGTCATCCCGACGGCCGCCGCGATCAAGGCCGGCTATTCCTTCAACGGCCCGTACCAGTGCTCCAGCTCGTACTCCATCGGCAGCCAGGTCTTCAAGAACTTCGAGTCCAAGGGGTACGGCCCGATCTCGCTGGGCCGCGCGCTCGAGGTCTCCTGCGACACCGTCTTCTACCGGCTCTCCCACGAGGAGTGGAAGCGGGACGGCGGCAACAAGCCGAAGAAGAACGCCAACGACTGGTTCTACAAGACGGCCCACCAGTTCGGCCTCGGCAAGGAGACCGGCATCGACCTCCCGAACGAGGTCACCGGACGCGTCCCCGACCGCCAGTGGAAGCAGGACTACTGGAAGGCCAACAAGGACGCCTGGTGCAAGGACGGCAAGAAGGACGGCGACTACGCCGAGCGCATCGCGTACGAGAACTGCCTGGAAGGCAACCGGCTGCGCGCCGGTGACTCCGTCAACTACTCCATCGGCCAGGGCGACACCCTCGTCACCCCGATCCAGATGGCCACCATCTACTCGGCGATCTCCAACGGCGGCACCATGTACGACCCGAGCGTCGGCAAGGCGATCGTCAGCGCCGACGGCCGCAGCGTCCAGGAGATCGTCCCGAAGCCGCACGGCAAGCTGCCGATGTCGCAGCAGACGCTCGGCGAGATAGACGAAGCCCTCGAGGGAGTCGCCACCCGCGGAACGGCCGCCTGGCGCTTCGCCGATGCCGGCTGGCCGCAGGACAAGATCCCGATGCACGCCAAGACGGGTACCGCCGAGGTCTACGGCAAGCAGACCACCTCGTGGTTCACCACGTACACCGACGAGTACACGGTCGTCATGACCATCTCCCAGGGTGGTACGGGCTCCGGCGCCTCCGGCCCCGCCGTGCGCAACATCTACGACGCGCTGTACGGCGTCTCCGAGGACGGCACGATCGACAAGAAGAAGGCCCTGCTGCCCGAGCCGCAGAAGAGCCTGCCGAAGATCCAGCCGGACGGTTCGATCGACGCCCCGAAGATCGGGAAGTACGTGCCGCAGGAGGAAGCGAGCCCGGAGAGCCAGCAGGCGGCGACCGGTGACGACCCGGCCGCCACGGTGCCCTCGCCGAACACCGGCACCAACCGCGACACCCGACGGCGTGCCGATCGCTCCAAGAAGAGGCGGAGGACCACCGAATGA